The following coding sequences are from one Burkholderia stabilis window:
- a CDS encoding (Fe-S)-binding protein produces the protein MNPSFLITALLWLSVAGLAFAVAKRSSYWRLGRATAPGSFGVANLFAIPKRYFVDLHHVVARDPYIAKTHVATAGGAIGALALVFINYGLAIYSPWLDKLIFLAALAMLVGAVFVWRRRAAKDVPARLSRGPWNTLPWLLGSFALGLVLFMLVPAGAMSGAFAVLCALLIGVGAFAMTVGAAKGGPMKHAIAGLLHLAFHPRQERFAATRESFTGNGMATPPTALKLPDIEHQEYGVAKPVEFRWNQLLSFDACVQCGKCEAACPAFASGQPLNPKKLIQDLVVGMAGGTDAAYAGSPSPGLAVGQHRGEPNGPIVSGLIEEQTLWSCTTCRACVQECPMLIEHVDAIVDMRRNRTLVHGTVPGKGQEVLANLRETGTMGGYDTAARYDWSVDLSAPVAQPGKPVDVLFVAGEGAFDMRYQRTLRAFVKVLNKAGVDYAVLGSTETDTGDVARRLGDEATFQQMAKRLIGTLGELSYKQIVTADPHVMHSLRNEYRALGLRVTVKHHTTYLAELAESGKIAPKAVDALREKRTTYHDPCYLGRYNGETEAPRKLLKTIGIQVVEMERNGMRGRCCGGGGGAPLTDIPGKQRIPDIRIADARTIGADVVAVACPNCTAMLEGVVGPRPDVLDVAELVAASLE, from the coding sequence ATGAACCCGTCCTTCCTCATTACCGCCCTGTTGTGGCTGTCGGTGGCGGGGCTCGCGTTCGCGGTCGCGAAGCGCTCGTCCTACTGGCGGCTCGGCCGCGCCACGGCGCCCGGCTCGTTCGGCGTCGCGAACCTGTTCGCGATCCCGAAGCGTTATTTCGTCGACCTGCACCACGTGGTCGCCCGCGATCCGTACATCGCGAAGACCCACGTGGCGACGGCCGGCGGCGCGATCGGCGCGCTTGCGCTGGTGTTCATCAACTACGGCCTCGCGATCTACTCGCCGTGGCTCGACAAGCTGATCTTTCTCGCGGCGCTCGCGATGCTGGTCGGCGCGGTGTTCGTGTGGCGCCGTCGCGCGGCGAAGGATGTGCCCGCACGCCTGTCGCGCGGCCCGTGGAATACGCTGCCTTGGCTGCTCGGTTCGTTCGCGCTCGGCCTCGTGCTGTTCATGCTGGTGCCGGCCGGCGCGATGTCGGGCGCATTCGCGGTGCTCTGCGCGCTGCTGATCGGCGTCGGCGCATTCGCGATGACGGTCGGCGCGGCGAAGGGCGGCCCGATGAAGCATGCGATCGCGGGCCTGCTGCACCTCGCGTTCCACCCGCGTCAGGAGCGCTTCGCAGCCACACGCGAATCGTTCACGGGCAACGGCATGGCCACGCCGCCGACCGCGCTCAAATTGCCGGACATCGAGCACCAGGAGTACGGCGTCGCGAAGCCGGTCGAATTCCGCTGGAACCAGCTGCTGAGCTTCGACGCATGCGTGCAGTGCGGCAAGTGCGAAGCCGCGTGCCCCGCGTTCGCGTCGGGTCAGCCGCTGAACCCGAAGAAGCTGATCCAGGATCTCGTCGTCGGGATGGCGGGCGGCACCGATGCGGCCTATGCGGGCAGCCCGTCGCCGGGCCTCGCGGTCGGCCAGCATCGCGGCGAGCCGAACGGGCCGATCGTGTCGGGCCTCATCGAGGAACAGACGCTGTGGTCGTGCACGACCTGCCGCGCATGCGTGCAGGAATGCCCGATGCTGATCGAGCACGTCGACGCGATCGTCGACATGCGCCGCAACCGCACGCTCGTGCACGGCACGGTGCCGGGCAAGGGCCAGGAAGTGCTCGCGAACCTGCGCGAGACGGGCACGATGGGCGGCTACGACACGGCTGCGCGCTACGACTGGTCGGTCGACCTGAGCGCGCCCGTCGCGCAACCCGGCAAGCCGGTGGACGTGCTGTTCGTTGCGGGCGAAGGCGCGTTTGACATGCGTTACCAGCGCACGCTGCGCGCGTTCGTCAAGGTGCTGAACAAGGCCGGTGTCGACTACGCGGTGCTCGGCTCGACCGAGACCGACACGGGCGACGTCGCTCGTCGGCTCGGCGACGAAGCGACGTTCCAGCAGATGGCGAAGCGCCTGATCGGCACGCTCGGCGAGCTGTCGTACAAGCAGATCGTGACGGCCGACCCGCACGTGATGCACAGCCTGCGCAACGAATACCGTGCGCTCGGGCTGCGCGTGACGGTCAAGCATCACACGACCTATCTCGCGGAACTGGCCGAGAGCGGCAAGATCGCGCCGAAGGCCGTCGATGCGCTGCGCGAAAAGCGCACCACGTATCACGACCCGTGCTACCTCGGCCGCTACAACGGCGAGACGGAAGCGCCGCGCAAGCTGCTGAAGACGATCGGCATCCAGGTGGTCGAGATGGAACGCAACGGGATGCGCGGCCGCTGCTGCGGCGGGGGCGGCGGTGCGCCGCTGACCGACATCCCGGGCAAGCAGCGCATTCCCGACATCCGCATCGCCGACGCGCGCACGATCGGCGCGGACGTGGTCGCGGTTGCCTGCCCGAACTGCACGGCGATGCTCGAAGGCGTCGTGGGCCCGCGCCCCGATGTGCTCGACGTGGCCGAACTCGTTGCCGCCTCGCTGGAGTGA
- a CDS encoding aromatic ring-hydroxylating oxygenase subunit alpha, giving the protein MKVSADIRALIERRKEGHSLDAPFYTSEDIFALDMEAIFRQHWIQVAIEPDIPEPGDYVTVELGSDSILIVRDDDMAIRAFHNVCRHRGARLCNEDKGSVGNIVCPYHSWTYNLTGQLMFAEHMGEKFDRCKHSLKSVHVENLAGLIFICLADEPPVDFAKMRAEMEPYLLPHDLPNTKIAAQIDIIEEGNWKLTMENNRECYHCVANHPELTISLYEYGFGYQRSDANAEGMDAFAETCIRRGKEWAEMGLPSAEIEKLLDVTGFRTQRLPLDRHGESQTLDAKVASKKLLGGFDKADLGGLSFWTQPNSWHHFMSDHIVTFSVIPLSAGKTLVRTKWLVHKDAKEGIDYDVKNLTAVWNATNDQDRALVEFSQRGATSSAYEPGPYSPYTEGLVEKFSAWYIGRLAEKTGA; this is encoded by the coding sequence ATGAAAGTATCGGCAGACATTCGTGCATTGATCGAGCGGCGCAAGGAAGGGCACAGCCTCGATGCGCCGTTCTACACGAGCGAGGACATTTTCGCGCTCGACATGGAGGCGATTTTCCGCCAGCACTGGATCCAGGTGGCGATCGAGCCGGATATTCCCGAGCCGGGCGATTACGTGACCGTGGAACTGGGGAGCGATTCGATCCTGATCGTGCGTGACGACGACATGGCGATCCGCGCGTTCCACAACGTGTGTCGGCACCGCGGCGCGCGCCTGTGCAACGAAGACAAAGGCTCGGTCGGCAACATCGTGTGCCCGTACCACAGCTGGACGTACAACCTGACGGGCCAGCTGATGTTCGCCGAGCACATGGGCGAGAAGTTCGACCGTTGCAAGCACAGCCTGAAATCGGTGCACGTCGAGAACCTCGCGGGCCTGATCTTCATCTGCCTTGCCGACGAGCCGCCGGTCGACTTCGCGAAGATGCGCGCCGAGATGGAGCCGTACCTGCTGCCGCATGATCTGCCGAACACGAAGATCGCCGCGCAGATCGACATCATCGAGGAAGGCAACTGGAAGCTCACGATGGAGAACAACCGCGAGTGCTATCACTGCGTCGCGAACCATCCGGAGCTGACGATCTCGCTGTACGAATACGGCTTCGGTTACCAGCGCTCCGATGCGAATGCCGAAGGCATGGACGCGTTCGCGGAGACGTGTATCCGGCGCGGCAAGGAGTGGGCCGAGATGGGCCTGCCGTCCGCCGAGATCGAAAAGCTGCTCGACGTGACGGGCTTCCGCACGCAGCGGCTGCCGCTGGACCGCCATGGCGAATCGCAGACGCTCGATGCGAAGGTCGCGTCGAAGAAGTTGCTCGGCGGATTCGACAAGGCCGACCTCGGCGGGCTGTCGTTCTGGACGCAGCCGAACTCGTGGCACCACTTCATGAGCGATCACATCGTGACGTTCTCGGTGATCCCGCTGTCGGCCGGCAAGACGCTCGTGCGCACGAAGTGGCTCGTGCACAAGGATGCGAAGGAAGGCATCGACTACGACGTGAAGAACCTCACGGCCGTGTGGAACGCGACCAACGACCAGGATCGCGCGCTCGTCGAATTCTCGCAGCGCGGCGCGACCAGCAGCGCGTACGAGCCGGGCCCGTATTCGCCGTACACGGAAGGTCTCGTCGAAAAATTCTCGGCCTGGTACATCGGCCGGCTCGCCGAAAAAACCGGCGCATAG
- a CDS encoding electron transfer flavoprotein subunit beta/FixA family protein, protein MNAPRQLQRIAVLVSVGRHPVSGVARYSRNDAAALETGRQLAERHRAQLDVIHAGDPANAALAEYLALGAREVEVLACRDGDDAVRALAARVDGYDLVLTGTRAEGAYDTGMLPYRVAAALGYPLVGSAVDVTIEGGRAAVRQFLPKGLRRRVDAALPAVVAVHPLANAEPRYAYARLRAGAIRPALAAAGADADAAAWKVGPIERKPVKLVAAEKRSGHARMLSATTTESRGGNVVNEGSSVEKAQVILAYLREHQLIDY, encoded by the coding sequence ATGAACGCCCCCCGCCAGTTGCAACGCATCGCGGTGCTCGTGTCCGTCGGCCGGCACCCGGTCAGCGGCGTCGCGCGCTACAGCCGCAACGACGCGGCCGCGCTCGAAACCGGCCGCCAGCTCGCGGAACGGCATCGCGCGCAGCTCGACGTGATCCATGCAGGCGATCCCGCGAATGCGGCGCTTGCCGAATATCTCGCGCTCGGCGCGCGGGAGGTCGAGGTGCTGGCCTGCCGCGACGGCGATGACGCCGTGCGCGCGCTCGCCGCGCGCGTCGACGGATACGACCTCGTGCTGACCGGCACGCGCGCCGAGGGCGCGTACGACACCGGGATGCTGCCGTATCGCGTCGCGGCGGCGCTCGGCTATCCGCTCGTCGGCTCGGCCGTCGACGTGACGATCGAAGGCGGCCGCGCGGCGGTCCGGCAATTCTTGCCGAAAGGTTTGCGGCGGCGCGTCGACGCGGCATTGCCGGCGGTCGTCGCCGTTCATCCGCTCGCCAATGCCGAGCCGCGCTACGCGTATGCGCGGTTGCGCGCCGGCGCGATCCGGCCGGCGCTCGCCGCGGCCGGCGCGGACGCCGATGCGGCCGCGTGGAAGGTCGGTCCGATCGAGCGTAAACCCGTAAAACTGGTCGCCGCCGAGAAGCGCTCCGGGCATGCCCGGATGCTGTCCGCGACGACGACCGAAAGCCGTGGCGGCAACGTCGTAAATGAAGGGAGTTCGGTCGAAAAAGCACAAGTGATCCTCGCGTATTTGCGCGAGCATCAGCTCATCGACTACTGA
- a CDS encoding electron transfer flavoprotein subunit alpha/FixB family protein: protein MNTIKRIDPRRPFIITAAGLKRITLGEEGSADASAAHWSAHGHAAAAKLPRAVQDPKHVMLVVAHSERGALDDHARQAIAAAALLADSHTEVALLAFGELKDDVAELGVDKLVELAGFDRRAFDPESELQALQACVAALAPKHVFVPDNATGDGDLGRRYAAAAGASVATNVVEIDAKHVGAYAQAGRAFATRGLPDVILLAQNAVDAKLPFVGAGERLAADFIRPAGDAAQPYRDLGLEEIDAAQVALEEADFIVSAGNGVSDIGAFERLAGAFGAAIGASRVAVDNGHFTRDKQVGATGKTVEASVYIAFGISGAVQHLQGIKDCRHVIAVNLDGSAPIAKRANLTVVGDAQATIAALIEQVQAARAARGQSPAAVGAREPEGVAA from the coding sequence ATGAACACGATCAAACGAATCGATCCGCGCCGGCCGTTCATCATCACGGCCGCCGGGCTGAAGCGCATCACGCTCGGCGAGGAAGGCAGCGCCGACGCGAGCGCCGCGCACTGGTCCGCGCATGGCCACGCGGCCGCTGCGAAGCTGCCGCGCGCGGTGCAGGACCCGAAGCACGTGATGCTGGTGGTCGCGCACAGCGAACGCGGCGCGCTCGACGATCATGCGCGGCAGGCGATCGCCGCCGCCGCCTTGCTTGCCGATTCCCATACCGAAGTCGCGTTGCTCGCCTTCGGCGAACTGAAGGACGACGTGGCGGAACTGGGCGTCGACAAGCTGGTTGAACTGGCCGGTTTCGACCGCCGCGCGTTCGATCCCGAAAGCGAGTTGCAAGCCTTGCAGGCATGTGTCGCGGCACTCGCGCCGAAACACGTGTTCGTGCCCGACAACGCGACGGGCGACGGCGATCTCGGCCGGCGTTACGCGGCAGCCGCCGGCGCGAGCGTCGCGACGAACGTCGTCGAGATCGACGCGAAGCATGTCGGCGCATATGCGCAGGCCGGCCGGGCGTTCGCGACGCGCGGGCTGCCCGACGTGATCCTGCTCGCGCAGAACGCGGTCGACGCGAAGCTGCCGTTCGTCGGCGCGGGCGAGCGCCTGGCGGCCGACTTCATCCGCCCGGCAGGCGACGCCGCGCAACCGTATCGCGACCTCGGTCTCGAGGAAATCGACGCGGCGCAGGTCGCGCTCGAGGAAGCCGATTTCATCGTGTCGGCCGGCAACGGCGTGTCCGACATCGGCGCGTTCGAGCGTCTGGCCGGCGCCTTCGGCGCGGCGATCGGCGCGAGCCGCGTCGCGGTCGACAACGGCCACTTCACGCGCGACAAGCAGGTCGGCGCGACCGGCAAGACGGTGGAGGCGAGCGTGTACATCGCGTTCGGCATCTCCGGCGCGGTGCAGCACTTGCAGGGGATCAAGGACTGCCGTCACGTGATCGCGGTGAACCTCGACGGCAGCGCGCCGATCGCGAAGCGCGCGAACCTGACGGTGGTGGGCGACGCGCAGGCGACGATCGCCGCGCTGATCGAACAGGTGCAGGCCGCGCGTGCCGCGCGCGGACAATCGCCGGCCGCGGTCGGCGCCCGTGAACCGGAAGGAGTCGCAGCATGA
- a CDS encoding TetR/AcrR family transcriptional regulator produces MSPTSTPPGSRDRGRPREFDTDVAVEAAARVFWEQGYHATSIDTLCEATGVFRGSLYRTFGDKHGLLVAAFDQYAEGAVARLKERLAGDLPPRDTLREALMYYTRIGARLSERRGCFITNAAIELLPGDEALRPHIESTLLRIATQLSLAVARGQQSGDFDRNLDPEEVGRFLLCLVQGMRVLGKSSASESELVSIVDIAMRALT; encoded by the coding sequence ATGAGCCCGACCTCGACACCTCCCGGCTCCCGCGACAGGGGGCGACCACGCGAATTCGATACCGACGTTGCCGTCGAGGCGGCGGCGCGCGTGTTCTGGGAGCAGGGCTACCATGCGACGTCGATCGACACGCTGTGCGAAGCGACCGGGGTGTTCCGCGGCAGCCTGTACAGAACGTTCGGGGACAAGCACGGGTTGCTGGTGGCTGCGTTCGACCAGTATGCGGAAGGCGCGGTGGCGCGGCTCAAGGAACGCCTCGCCGGGGATCTTCCGCCGCGCGACACGCTGCGCGAAGCGCTCATGTATTACACGAGGATTGGCGCCCGCCTGTCGGAGCGGCGCGGTTGCTTCATCACGAACGCGGCGATCGAACTGCTGCCCGGCGACGAAGCGCTGCGCCCGCATATCGAATCGACACTGCTGCGCATCGCCACGCAGCTGAGCCTCGCTGTGGCGCGCGGCCAGCAGTCGGGTGATTTCGATCGGAATCTCGATCCGGAGGAAGTCGGCCGGTTCCTGCTGTGCCTGGTCCAGGGCATGCGCGTGCTGGGGAAATCAAGTGCATCGGAGTCGGAGCTCGTCTCGATCGTCGATATCGCGATGCGCGCACTGACCTGA
- a CDS encoding hybrid-cluster NAD(P)-dependent oxidoreductase: MMRDAANFEPTESRVTRPAFWNALPERWTSDVEETLVCCQVRQETHDVKSFFFRSPQGRSFSFEPGQFLTLELDIDGETINRCYTISSSPARPHTVSITVKRVPGGKVSNWLHDNLQPGASVRVLGPAGEFTCARHPARKYLFLSAGSGVTPLMSMSRAHHDLAEDRDILFVHSARTPDDIIFARELDLIASNHTNFRTSFVVERVGARTNWPGVTGFLTLPLLKLIAPDFMEREIFTCGPAPYMKAVRDLLDEAGFDRKQYHEESFSFETLAQTASDELLADLAPPAEGGDAATKQFTVSFAKSNREIACGSEQHVLDAARQSGVRLPASCTQGMCGTCKVKLVSGQVEMKHNGGIRQREIDQGMVLLCCSKPLSDLVIDK; this comes from the coding sequence ATGATGCGAGATGCGGCCAATTTCGAGCCGACGGAAAGTCGGGTCACGCGCCCGGCGTTCTGGAACGCCCTTCCCGAACGCTGGACGAGCGACGTCGAGGAAACGCTGGTGTGCTGCCAGGTGCGGCAGGAAACGCACGACGTGAAGAGTTTCTTCTTCCGTTCGCCGCAAGGCCGTTCGTTCTCGTTCGAGCCCGGGCAGTTCCTCACGCTCGAGCTCGACATCGACGGCGAAACGATCAACCGCTGCTACACGATCTCGTCGTCGCCCGCGCGGCCGCACACGGTGTCGATCACGGTGAAGCGCGTGCCGGGCGGCAAGGTGTCGAACTGGCTGCACGACAACCTGCAGCCGGGCGCGTCGGTGCGCGTGCTCGGCCCGGCCGGCGAATTCACGTGCGCGCGGCATCCGGCGCGCAAGTACCTGTTCCTGTCGGCCGGCTCGGGCGTCACGCCGCTGATGTCGATGAGCCGTGCGCACCATGATCTCGCGGAAGATCGCGACATCCTGTTCGTGCACAGCGCACGCACGCCGGACGACATCATCTTCGCGCGCGAGCTCGACCTGATCGCGTCGAACCATACGAATTTCCGCACGTCGTTCGTCGTCGAGCGCGTGGGCGCGCGCACGAACTGGCCGGGCGTCACGGGCTTCCTGACGCTGCCGCTGCTGAAACTGATCGCGCCGGATTTCATGGAACGCGAAATCTTCACGTGCGGCCCCGCGCCGTACATGAAGGCCGTGCGCGACCTGCTCGACGAAGCCGGTTTCGATCGCAAGCAGTATCACGAGGAAAGCTTCTCGTTCGAGACGCTCGCGCAGACTGCGAGCGACGAGCTGCTCGCCGATCTCGCACCGCCGGCCGAAGGCGGCGACGCGGCGACGAAGCAGTTCACGGTCAGCTTCGCAAAGAGCAATCGCGAAATCGCGTGCGGCTCGGAGCAGCACGTGCTCGACGCCGCGCGTCAGTCGGGCGTGCGCTTGCCCGCATCGTGCACGCAGGGCATGTGCGGTACCTGCAAGGTGAAGCTCGTGTCGGGGCAGGTCGAGATGAAACACAACGGCGGCATCCGCCAGCGCGAGATCGATCAGGGGATGGTGCTGCTGTGCTGCAGCAAGCCGCTGTCGGATCTCGTGATCGACAAGTAG
- a CDS encoding APC family permease, whose amino-acid sequence MSQAGLRANRTSDVEATISHDSTGHTLHRGLTWKDAFWVTSGVPAGVLFTIGGVCATIGQPAWAIWIAAITMGLIQSATYAEISGLFPHKSGGASVYGAIGWVRYSKLIAPVSVWCNWLAWSPMLALGCGLAASYALTSLFPADAAVLHWQLKVADLGFIKPGLSLRINATFIIATILLLITFKLQHSGASKAARTQRILGIASLTPLLIVGIVPFVTGDVPMSNLLPLLPLGHDAHGNVTAATFGSWNGQGVTMALGAMFMAGWASYGFETAVCYTREFRDPRRDTAKAIFWSGALCLVVMTLVPMAFQGALGTQAMLDPSIGDGTGVAAAMAKIVGGGAWVANAVVVMLMLSILLIVMTSMMGSSRTLYQASVDGWLPKYLSHVNEHGSPTRAMWTDLGFNLVLLMMSDYMTVLSISNVCYMLFVFLNLQSGWIHRMDRGNWDRPFRCPTWLLVGGAICGYANLVYVGAGANLQGEGTLRNGLIAMLLIVPVFLYRHYWQDRGRFPAQMQRDMELEVPKRAMWLNLMPYAALIGAGLTIWLSYYFAWVK is encoded by the coding sequence ATGAGTCAGGCAGGACTGCGTGCTAACCGCACCAGTGACGTTGAGGCAACCATCTCACATGATTCGACGGGCCATACGCTGCATCGTGGCCTGACTTGGAAAGACGCATTCTGGGTGACGAGCGGCGTGCCGGCAGGCGTGCTGTTCACGATCGGCGGCGTATGCGCGACGATCGGCCAGCCCGCGTGGGCGATCTGGATCGCCGCGATCACGATGGGGCTGATCCAGAGCGCGACTTATGCGGAAATATCGGGACTATTTCCCCATAAATCGGGTGGCGCGTCCGTGTACGGCGCGATCGGCTGGGTTCGCTACAGCAAGCTGATTGCCCCGGTTTCCGTGTGGTGTAACTGGCTCGCGTGGTCGCCGATGCTGGCGCTCGGCTGCGGTCTCGCGGCGAGCTACGCGCTCACGAGTCTCTTTCCCGCCGATGCGGCGGTGCTGCACTGGCAGCTCAAGGTTGCGGATCTCGGGTTCATCAAGCCGGGTCTGTCCCTGCGGATCAACGCGACGTTCATCATCGCGACGATCCTGCTTCTCATCACGTTCAAACTTCAGCACAGCGGCGCGTCGAAGGCTGCGCGTACGCAGCGCATTCTCGGCATCGCATCGCTCACGCCGCTGCTGATCGTCGGTATCGTGCCGTTCGTCACCGGCGACGTGCCGATGTCGAACCTGCTCCCGCTGCTGCCGCTCGGTCACGACGCGCACGGCAACGTCACGGCCGCGACGTTCGGCTCGTGGAACGGGCAGGGCGTCACGATGGCGCTCGGCGCGATGTTCATGGCCGGCTGGGCGTCGTACGGCTTCGAAACGGCCGTCTGCTACACGCGCGAATTCCGCGATCCGCGCCGCGATACCGCAAAGGCGATCTTCTGGTCGGGCGCACTGTGCCTCGTCGTGATGACGCTCGTGCCGATGGCGTTCCAGGGCGCGCTCGGCACGCAGGCGATGCTCGATCCGTCGATCGGCGACGGCACCGGCGTGGCGGCCGCGATGGCGAAGATCGTCGGCGGCGGCGCGTGGGTCGCGAATGCGGTGGTCGTGATGCTGATGCTGTCGATCCTGCTGATCGTGATGACGTCGATGATGGGTTCGTCGCGCACGTTGTATCAGGCGTCCGTCGACGGCTGGCTGCCGAAGTACCTGTCGCACGTGAACGAGCACGGCTCGCCCACGCGCGCGATGTGGACCGATCTCGGCTTCAACCTCGTGTTGCTGATGATGTCGGACTACATGACGGTGCTGTCGATCTCCAACGTCTGCTACATGTTGTTCGTGTTCCTGAATTTGCAGTCGGGCTGGATCCACCGGATGGATCGCGGCAACTGGGATCGTCCGTTCCGCTGCCCGACCTGGCTGCTCGTCGGCGGCGCGATCTGCGGCTACGCGAACCTCGTTTATGTCGGCGCGGGGGCGAACCTGCAGGGCGAAGGCACGCTGCGCAACGGGCTGATCGCGATGCTGCTGATCGTGCCGGTGTTTCTCTATCGCCACTACTGGCAGGATCGCGGCCGGTTTCCCGCGCAGATGCAGCGCGACATGGAGCTCGAAGTACCGAAGCGCGCGATGTGGCTGAACCTGATGCCTTACGCGGCGCTGATCGGCGCGGGGCTGACGATCTGGCTGTCGTATTACTTCGCTTGGGTGAAGTGA
- a CDS encoding glycine betaine ABC transporter substrate-binding protein produces MKLFGKLLWTGALSAMVALSASALADTKPTLKIGYVEGWDDSVATTNVAARVIEKKLGYQVQLVPVAAGIMWQGVARGDLDATLSAWLPVTHGSYWDEYKNKVVDVGANFPDAKIGLIVPAYVKAKSIDDLNAEKGNFGGRIVGIDAGAGVMRKTDDAIKSYGLNYTLMPSSGSAMAAELSRSVNANKPVIVTGWAPHWMFAKWKLRFLEDPKKVFGGAEHVDSVVNPGLETKAKPVVAFLKKFQWKPGEIDSVMLAIQNGSKPEAAADAWIAAHADRVNAWTEGAQ; encoded by the coding sequence ATGAAGCTGTTCGGAAAACTGTTGTGGACCGGCGCACTGTCGGCGATGGTGGCGCTGAGCGCGTCGGCGCTGGCCGATACGAAGCCGACGCTGAAGATCGGCTACGTCGAAGGCTGGGACGACAGCGTCGCGACCACGAACGTCGCAGCCCGCGTCATCGAGAAGAAGCTCGGTTATCAGGTCCAGCTCGTGCCGGTTGCCGCCGGGATCATGTGGCAGGGCGTGGCGCGCGGCGATCTCGACGCGACGCTGTCTGCGTGGCTGCCGGTCACGCACGGCTCCTACTGGGACGAGTACAAGAACAAGGTCGTCGACGTCGGCGCGAATTTCCCGGATGCGAAGATCGGCCTGATCGTGCCGGCCTATGTGAAGGCGAAGAGCATCGACGACCTGAACGCGGAGAAAGGTAACTTCGGCGGCCGGATCGTCGGCATCGATGCGGGCGCCGGCGTGATGCGCAAGACCGACGACGCGATCAAGAGCTACGGGCTGAACTACACGCTGATGCCGAGCTCGGGCAGTGCGATGGCGGCTGAGTTGTCGCGTTCGGTCAACGCGAACAAGCCGGTCATCGTCACCGGTTGGGCGCCGCACTGGATGTTCGCGAAGTGGAAGCTGCGCTTCCTCGAGGATCCGAAGAAGGTGTTCGGCGGTGCCGAGCACGTCGACAGCGTCGTGAATCCGGGGCTCGAAACGAAGGCCAAGCCGGTCGTCGCGTTCCTGAAAAAATTCCAGTGGAAGCCGGGTGAAATCGACAGCGTGATGCTGGCGATCCAGAACGGCTCGAAGCCGGAAGCGGCCGCCGATGCGTGGATCGCGGCCCATGCCGACCGCGTGAATGCGTGGACGGAAGGCGCGCAGTAA
- a CDS encoding DMT family transporter: protein MNGATIAMPGASAYGKGIVACVSATILMGVMFPVMTDALRYIDPFTFTSLRYLIAGTGFIVLLRIVEGPGAFRPAGESLPLAWLLGSIGFCGFGSFVFLGQQLAGEEGALAASIMMATQPMMGLLLNALVRRVAPAPVSVLFVGLSFTGVALVITRGDVIAALHEPQHYAANALIVVGALCWVVYTFGAARFTGWSALKYTTVTTWLGLTTIVAVNLVLIATHRIAAPSLADVRAVLPHLVYMGPVAGFGAILLWMTGNRNLGPMNGVLFMDIVPITAFIISAFTGVVPNRAQIAGAALTGVALILNNLYLRRRARRIGTAPSRVPPASA from the coding sequence ATGAATGGCGCAACTATCGCAATGCCCGGCGCGAGCGCGTACGGGAAGGGCATCGTGGCGTGCGTGAGCGCGACGATCCTGATGGGCGTGATGTTCCCGGTGATGACCGATGCGTTGCGGTACATCGATCCCTTTACGTTCACGTCGTTGCGTTACCTGATCGCCGGCACGGGCTTCATCGTGTTGCTGCGGATCGTCGAGGGGCCCGGTGCATTCCGGCCGGCCGGCGAATCCTTGCCGCTCGCGTGGCTGCTCGGATCGATCGGTTTTTGCGGGTTCGGATCGTTCGTGTTCCTGGGCCAGCAACTGGCCGGCGAAGAAGGGGCGCTTGCCGCGTCGATCATGATGGCGACGCAGCCGATGATGGGGCTCCTGCTCAACGCGCTGGTGCGGCGCGTCGCGCCCGCACCGGTGTCTGTCCTGTTCGTCGGGCTGTCCTTTACCGGCGTCGCCCTCGTCATCACGCGCGGCGACGTGATTGCCGCACTGCACGAACCGCAGCACTACGCAGCCAATGCGCTGATCGTCGTCGGTGCGTTGTGCTGGGTCGTCTACACGTTCGGCGCGGCGCGCTTCACCGGCTGGTCGGCATTGAAATACACGACCGTCACGACATGGCTCGGATTGACCACGATCGTCGCGGTCAATCTGGTGCTGATCGCCACGCACCGGATCGCGGCGCCATCGTTGGCCGACGTGCGCGCGGTCCTGCCGCATCTCGTGTACATGGGGCCGGTGGCCGGCTTCGGTGCGATCCTGCTCTGGATGACCGGCAACCGCAACCTGGGGCCGATGAACGGCGTGCTGTTCATGGACATCGTGCCCATCACCGCCTTCATCATTTCCGCGTTCACGGGCGTGGTGCCCAACCGCGCGCAGATCGCAGGCGCCGCGCTGACGGGCGTGGCGCTGATCCTCAACAACCTGTACCTGCGGCGTCGGGCGCGGCGAATCGGCACGGCGCCTTCGCGCGTGCCGCCGGCGTCCGCGTGA